Proteins encoded in a region of the Triticum dicoccoides isolate Atlit2015 ecotype Zavitan chromosome 3A, WEW_v2.0, whole genome shotgun sequence genome:
- the LOC119273637 gene encoding uncharacterized protein LOC119273637 encodes MAAIRSLAWKIGGPALQRSPAICPVVEVEHELLVRRPPHVVKSRLFTSGGSDTSEPLCKNCLHSFTGPAADARSHLNNLGPEGLREEVEKKKKDLLYALLKMDSCTNLSAFQGENRQELGVLLPLLQPKTQQPRLEELLDRPMKFCIFVICAAPIVAVLCVYRNSTRPFAIDEE; translated from the exons ATGGCAGCGATTAGATCTCTAGCGTGGAAGATCGGCGGTCCCGCACTACAGCGATCGCCGGCCATCTGTCCTGTTGTGGAGGTGGAGCACGAGCTGCTCGTCCGTAGGCCTCCACATGTCGTCAAATCTCGCCTATTTACCTCCGGCGGTTCCGACACAAGCGAACCCTTATGTAAG AATTGTTTACACTCTTTCACAGGGCCTGCTGCGGATGCTAGGTCCCATCTTAATAATCTAGGACCCGAGGGTCTTAGAGAGgaagtggagaagaagaaaaaagatctgCTATATGCACTACTGAAGATGGATTCCTGCACCAATTTGAGTGCATTTCAGGGTGAAAATAGACAGGAGCTGGGCGTCCTGCTCCCGCTGCTCCAACCCAAGACGCAACAACCCAG GCTTGAAGAGTTACTTGATCGACCGATGAAGTTCTGCATCTTCGTGATTTGCGCAGCACCTATTGTGGCCGTTCTTTGTGTTTACAGAAACAGTACTCGCCCGTTTGCAATAGATGAAGAGTAA
- the LOC119270680 gene encoding uncharacterized protein LOC119270680 encodes MARASSSLSMGVVAAVAVLVVLCNAVPAAAQGKKGPPPPKLSSNFKTIHPGRFGKRDQVLTCDDQQDKKNPCVATCDKDRCPHECIVMCPGCKTYCMCDFYPGVSCGDPRFTGADGNNFYFHGKKDQSFCVVSDADLHINAHFIGKRNPTMSRDFTWIQALGIRFADHRLYMAAQKTAEWDSDVDRLELTFDGIPIDIPTENDAEWQSTIVPTLTVTRTSATNGVRVQLKGVFDILANVVPITEKDSRIHNYGVTEEDSLAHFDIGFKFHAFTDDVHGVLGQTYRTDYVNKLSVSANMPIMGGAASYVSSDIFSTDCKVARFGRSRGAISMITTKAS; translated from the exons ATGGCGAgggcgtcgtcgtcgctgtccatGGGTGTGGTCGCCGCGGTGGCAGTGCTGGTGGTCCTGTGCAACGCCGTGCCGGCCGCCGCTCAGGGGAAGAAGGGCCCTCCGCCTCCTAAGCTATCGTCCAACTTCAAGACGATCCACCCGGGACGGTTCGGGAAGAGGGACCAGGTGCTCACCTGCGACGACCAACAGGACAAGAAGAACCCCTGCGTCGCCACCTGCGACAAGGACCGCTGCCCCCACGAGTGCATCGTCATGTGCCCAGGCTGCAAGACCTACTGCA TGTGCGACTTCTACCCCGGGGTGTCTTGCGGTGACCCGCGCTTCACCGGCGCCGACGGCAACAACTTCTACTTCCACGGCAAGAAGGACCAGAGCTTCTGCGTCGTCTCCGACGCCGACCTCCACATCAATGCCCACTTCATCGGCAAGCGTAACCCCACCATGAGCCGCGACTTCACCTGGATCCAGGCCCTCGGCATCCGCTTCGCCGACCACCGCCTTTACATGGCCGCCCAGAAGACCGCCGAGTGGGACAGCGACGTTGACCGCCTTGAGCTGACCTTTGACGGCATACCCATCGACATCCCCACCGAGAACGATGCAGAGTGGCAGTCCACCATCGTGCCCACCTTGACAGTCACCAGGACCTCCGCGACCAACGGCGTCAGGGTCCAGCTCAAGGGGGTGTTTGACATCTTGGCCAATGTGGTGCCCATCACCGAGAAGGACTCGCGCATCCACAACTATGGCGTGACGGAGGAAGACAGCCTCGCGCACTTCGACATTGGGTTCAAGTTCCACGCCTTCACTGATGATGTCCACGGAGTGCTCGGCCAGACCTACCGCACGGACTACGTCAACAAGCTCAGCGTGAGCGCCAACATGCCCATCATGGGCGGCGCCGCCAGCTACGTCTCCTCCGacatcttctccaccgactgcaagGTTGCCAGGTTCGGCCGTAGCCGTGGCGCGATCTCCATGATCACCACCAAGGCCAGTTAA
- the LOC119270681 gene encoding uncharacterized protein LOC119270681 encodes MARALTMGVVAVLVFLCATAVPAAAQGKKGLPKNSRVIHPKQFGRREQVLSCDDTTDGNSPCVATCDRRCPNECVVMCPGCKTYCICDFYPGVSCGDPRFTGADGNNFYFHGKKDQSFCVVSDADLHINAHFIGKRNPAMSRDFTWIQALGIRFADHRLYMGAQKTVKWDSNVDRLELAFDDMPVEIPTAIDAKWQSTTVPGLTITRNAAANGIRVQLKGVFDILANVVPITQKDSRIHNYGVTEDDSLAHFDIGFKFHGLTDDVHGVLGQTYRADYVNKLSVSANMPIMGGTASYVTSDIFSTDCKVARFGRASGISMVTGIAT; translated from the exons ATGGCGAGGGCACTGACCATGGGTGTGGTCGCCGTGCTGGTGTTCCTGTGCGCCACCGCCGTGCCGGCCGCCGCCCAGGGGAAGAAGGGGCTGCCCAAGAACTCCCGCGTGATCCACCCGAAGCAGTTCGGGAGGAGGGAACAGGTGCTCTCCTGCGACGACACCACCGACGGCAACAGCCCCTGCGTCGCCACCTGCGACAGGCGCTGCCCCAACGAGTGCGTCGTCATGTGCCCAGGCTGCAAGACATACTGCA TCTGCGACTTCTACCCCGGCGTGTCCTGCGGGGACCCGCGCTTCACGGGCGCCGACGGCAACAACTTCTACTTCCACGGCAAAAAGGACCAGAGCTTCTGTGTGGTCTCCGACGCCGATCTCCACATCAACGCCCACTTCATCGGCAAGCGCAACCCCGCCATGAGCCGCGACTTCACCTGGATCCAGGCCCTCGGCATCCGCTTCGCCGACCATCGCCTCTACATGGGTGCCCAGAAGACCGTCAAGTGGGACAGCAATGTCGACCGCCTCGAGCTGGCCTTCGATGACATGCCCGTTGAAATCCCCACCGCCATCGACGCCAAGTGGCAGTCCACCACCGTGCCTGGGCTGACCATCACAAGGAATGCCGCGGCCAACGGCATCAGGGTCCAGCTCAAGGGAGTTTTCGACATCTTGGCCAACGTGGTGCCCATCACACAGAAGGACTCCCGCATCCACAACTACGGTGTGACTGAAGACGACAGCCTCGCTCACTTCGACATCGGGTTCAAGTTCCACGGCCTCACCGACGACGTCCACGGCGTGCTCGGCCAGACCTACCGCGCCGACTATGTGAACAAGCTCAGCGTGAGCGCCAACATGCCAATTATGGGCGGCACAGCTAGCTACGTCACCTCCGatatcttctccaccgactgcaagGTCGCCCGTTTTGGCCGCGCTTCAGGAATCTCCATGGTCACTGGCATCGCCACTTAA